The following coding sequences lie in one Komagataeibacter sucrofermentans DSM 15973 genomic window:
- a CDS encoding SUF system Fe-S cluster assembly protein, giving the protein MDEKNQVEPAMGMAEETRHFSLEASDAPAEKAAPVSTWTPDGEQPAAPEGKAAMPDEDAVIEAIATVYDPEIPVNIYELGLIYAIDLHEDGSVKVEMTLTAPNCPSAQELPAQVKEAVEKIETVTSATVEIVWEPPWDMSRMSEDARLALNMF; this is encoded by the coding sequence ATGGACGAGAAAAATCAGGTAGAGCCTGCCATGGGCATGGCGGAAGAGACCAGGCATTTTTCCCTTGAGGCCAGCGATGCGCCTGCCGAGAAAGCAGCCCCCGTATCGACCTGGACACCGGATGGCGAGCAGCCTGCCGCCCCCGAAGGCAAGGCGGCCATGCCCGATGAGGACGCAGTGATCGAGGCGATCGCCACGGTGTATGATCCTGAAATTCCGGTCAATATTTATGAACTTGGCCTGATTTACGCCATCGACCTGCATGAGGATGGATCGGTCAAGGTCGAGATGACGCTCACGGCCCCCAACTGCCCCAGCGCGCAGGAACTGCCCGCGCAGGTGAAGGAAGCCGTTGAAAAGATCGAGACGGTGACCAGTGCCACGGTCGAGATCGTGTGGGAGCCGCCATGGGACATGTCGCGCATGAGCGAAGATGCCCGCCTTGCCCTGAACATGTTCTGA
- a CDS encoding SUF system Fe-S cluster assembly regulator, which translates to MLKLSKLTDYAVVALVRLGQKSEVTTSPVLSRSTGIPEPTVAKVLKILATQGIVTSQRGARGGYRLAQPLEDISIAAVIQAIDGPISLTTCVDGGDCDARSTCGLGGQWDMVNAAIRHALSAITLADMKNHTVTDRLGGLHVPPMPDGPEVTA; encoded by the coding sequence ATGCTGAAACTGTCGAAACTGACCGATTACGCCGTGGTGGCTCTGGTCCGGCTGGGGCAGAAGAGCGAGGTCACAACCTCGCCTGTCCTGTCGCGTTCGACCGGCATTCCCGAACCCACGGTGGCGAAGGTGCTCAAGATTCTGGCGACCCAGGGCATCGTGACCTCGCAGCGCGGCGCGCGCGGCGGCTACAGGCTGGCCCAGCCGCTTGAGGATATCTCGATCGCGGCCGTGATCCAGGCCATTGATGGCCCCATATCGCTGACCACCTGCGTTGATGGTGGCGATTGCGACGCGCGCTCCACCTGCGGGCTGGGCGGGCAGTGGGATATGGTCAATGCCGCCATCCGCCATGCGCTTTCAGCCATTACGCTGGCAGACATGAAGAACCATACAGTAACGGACAGACTGGGTGGCCTGCACGTGCCGCCCATGCCCGACGGGCCCGAGGTCACGGCCTGA
- a CDS encoding DUF445 domain-containing protein, whose translation MNGIPQTDQDARRTLLRYKRSATGLLAAMAGLTVAGYALPQMGWLADRPWLEILRSGTKAGVVGGLADWFAVTALFRRPMGLPIPHTAILPAQKERLAQALGRFVSNNVFTEKEVGAAFSRIDLPSLIGNILQEPETAEMVNRAVLGSVPHVLDRLEDGRASSAIASLLPTLLGGEEIAPIVTRSLRAMVEGDCHQEVLSFLLSRLKEGIKAKEPALRMMIEDRVREQGGRVLGWAIGGSIATKVLLAASQELDRIDPQNSELREGFTTWVRTEIDRIELDPVRRGEITDAVMGVLTHDSVRGWSSDVWHRLRGVIEEDMRKGETSWVATLVRDALQRLADQMYNDAAMRKRVEDGARNMIVSSLPFLRERMSRFIYSVVNGWDAESLSDRLELRVGKDLQYIRLNGTLVGFLAGCGLSVLLQLIFGTGIG comes from the coding sequence ATGAATGGTATTCCACAAACGGACCAGGATGCACGGCGCACCCTGCTGCGCTACAAGCGGTCCGCAACGGGCCTGCTGGCCGCCATGGCGGGGCTGACGGTGGCAGGCTACGCCCTGCCGCAGATGGGCTGGCTGGCCGACCGGCCCTGGCTTGAAATCCTGCGTTCGGGCACCAAGGCGGGCGTGGTGGGTGGCCTTGCGGACTGGTTTGCCGTGACCGCCCTGTTCCGCAGGCCGATGGGGCTGCCGATTCCGCACACCGCCATCCTGCCCGCCCAGAAGGAGCGGCTGGCGCAGGCGCTCGGGCGTTTTGTCTCGAACAATGTGTTTACGGAAAAGGAAGTGGGCGCCGCGTTCAGTCGCATCGACCTGCCTTCCCTGATTGGCAATATCCTTCAGGAGCCTGAAACGGCCGAGATGGTCAACCGCGCCGTGCTCGGTTCCGTGCCCCACGTGCTCGACCGGCTGGAGGATGGCCGGGCGAGTTCCGCCATAGCCAGCCTGCTGCCCACCCTGCTTGGCGGCGAGGAGATCGCCCCCATCGTGACCCGCAGCCTGCGCGCGATGGTGGAGGGTGACTGCCACCAGGAGGTGCTGTCCTTCCTGCTCTCGCGCCTGAAGGAAGGGATCAAGGCCAAGGAACCGGCCCTGCGCATGATGATCGAGGACCGCGTGCGCGAGCAGGGCGGCCGTGTGCTGGGCTGGGCCATTGGCGGCTCGATCGCCACCAAGGTGCTGCTTGCCGCCAGCCAGGAACTCGACCGGATCGACCCGCAGAACTCCGAGCTGCGCGAAGGCTTTACCACCTGGGTGCGCACCGAGATTGACCGGATCGAACTCGACCCCGTGCGGCGCGGCGAGATTACGGATGCCGTGATGGGCGTGCTGACGCATGACAGCGTGCGCGGCTGGAGCAGCGATGTCTGGCACCGCCTGCGCGGCGTGATTGAAGAGGACATGCGCAAGGGCGAGACCAGCTGGGTGGCCACCCTGGTGCGTGACGCCCTGCAGCGCCTGGCCGACCAGATGTATAACGACGCCGCCATGCGCAAGCGCGTGGAAGACGGCGCGCGCAACATGATCGTGAGCAGCCTGCCTTTCCTGCGTGAGCGCATGTCGCGTTTTATTTACTCGGTCGTGAACGGCTGGGATGCGGAAAGCCTGAGCGACCGGCTGGAGCTGCGCGTGGGCAAGGATCTACAGTATATCCGGCTTAACGGCACCTTGGTCGGTTTTCTGGCGGGGTGTGGCCTGTCCGTGTTATTACAGCTGATATTCGGAACCGGGATCGGCTAG
- a CDS encoding iron-sulfur cluster assembly accessory protein yields the protein MTEHQTATPAKAPARRALPPLMTLTDRAAARLEKLYQTRNAGHLLRIAVSTKGCSGHAYDMSFVEQAGPGDEVVVDKGVTLLVDRKATLFLIGSVMDYEVKQLESGFTFTNPNEKGRCGCGESFHV from the coding sequence ATGACCGAACACCAGACAGCTACGCCCGCAAAAGCCCCCGCCCGCCGCGCCCTGCCGCCGCTCATGACCCTGACGGACCGGGCGGCGGCACGGCTGGAAAAACTCTACCAGACCAGGAACGCGGGCCACCTGCTGCGCATTGCGGTTTCAACCAAGGGCTGCTCGGGCCATGCCTATGACATGAGCTTTGTCGAACAGGCGGGGCCTGGCGATGAAGTGGTGGTGGACAAGGGCGTGACCCTGCTCGTGGACCGCAAGGCGACGCTGTTCCTGATCGGCTCGGTGATGGATTACGAGGTCAAGCAACTCGAATCCGGCTTTACCTTCACCAACCCCAATGAAAAGGGTCGCTGTGGCTGCGGAGAAAGCTTCCACGTCTGA
- the sufU gene encoding Fe-S cluster assembly sulfur transfer protein SufU: MAQDDLYRTVVLERAKAPRHAGPLPKATLNGQGSNPLCGDRVQLHAVLDAQGRIAAIRHETRGCAICAASADLMAGRVTGQDRTRVNRLHAELVEAVETGTAPEGLGELAAFAPLHQHRSRRRCALLPWSALIDMLNDDKDR, encoded by the coding sequence ATGGCGCAGGATGATCTGTACCGTACCGTGGTGCTGGAGCGCGCGAAGGCGCCACGCCATGCGGGGCCACTGCCCAAGGCCACGCTGAACGGGCAGGGGTCCAACCCGCTATGTGGCGACCGGGTGCAGTTGCACGCGGTACTGGATGCGCAGGGGCGGATTGCGGCAATCCGGCATGAAACGCGGGGCTGCGCCATCTGCGCGGCTTCCGCCGACCTTATGGCCGGGCGGGTAACAGGCCAGGACCGCACGCGGGTGAACAGACTGCATGCGGAACTGGTCGAGGCGGTTGAAACCGGCACGGCCCCGGAGGGACTGGGCGAGCTTGCGGCCTTTGCGCCCCTGCACCAGCACCGTTCGCGCAGGCGCTGCGCCCTGCTGCCGTGGTCGGCACTGATTGATATGCTCAATGATGATAAAGACAGGTGA
- a CDS encoding phosphoenolpyruvate carboxylase — protein MTEAAARNVSDLLAQASQLIASHDETASGSPVMALARQIGRQMASGALPMDAVEDIVRLLRDRAFAGRAHHIATYLDGPDEQAVTTRMRNVARHIVQPDPTDSPVPIARFRAAIERSRFAAVFTAHPTFALANPVYEALAELASTNPAEAPEHVPAFLTHRRVGPPTLDEEFTLATQAILRGRNALDRLNTTLLSEARTHWPQQWSTLVPRPIIMTSWVGYDTDGRTDIGWWDTLRLRLRMKQLQLSRLQAQLEPVTSCANDLHARVATALEAVTAQIAACPTGPEPEGVSRFADVLINRSTEALTSSNDLSATFSEAIDAATPEDKMALAVARAGFMAHGLSAAHTHTRLNATQLHNIARQRLNITDSPDIPAQRRALISRMNEALDTVEPIEIDFGSLLMEQASAGRLMMTVRQILRHIDRTSPIRFLIAETETGYTLLTALWLARLYGVEDMIEISPLFETQDALENGEQIIEEALRSPHWRAYLQRTRKLSLQFGFSDSGRYVGQLAATYLIERLRIKVCDLLRKWDLAFVEVILFDTHGESIGRGAHPYRLADRFDYLSPPHARARYTRAGIQLREETAFQGGDGYLLFGTQTLADATVSIIAEHAFATSALDRDPVYDEPDFSADFFSTIANGMTGLVEDPGYAALLGAFGPSLIDKTGSRPSARQSDAASTVTRIKHPSQLRAIPNNAILQQLAWCANTLQGLGTAAARHPETFEKYLAESPRFRRAMDFAAHGLAHSDHGVLRGVIRLLDPDMWLERATSQRDAGAQEACLTLMHGLEQLDFWASTQAMFRRIQSDHLALRRAWPEAPRMQPDELLLHAIRIALIEQIWMLSTRVPYFSPRHAFSRDMMTLKVLCLEVPAVLKELEQIFPYRSDGSFDLDFHEPHGPRQEGTYSREYTEVFEPMQRLFQMVREISTGVMHHVGAFG, from the coding sequence ATGACCGAAGCCGCCGCGCGGAATGTGTCCGACCTGCTCGCGCAGGCCAGCCAACTGATTGCAAGCCATGACGAGACCGCATCGGGCAGTCCCGTCATGGCGCTTGCCCGCCAGATTGGCAGGCAGATGGCCAGTGGCGCCCTGCCGATGGACGCGGTGGAGGACATCGTGCGCCTGCTGCGCGACCGCGCCTTTGCCGGTCGCGCCCACCATATCGCCACCTATCTCGACGGGCCTGATGAACAGGCCGTGACCACGCGCATGCGCAACGTCGCCCGCCACATCGTGCAGCCCGACCCCACTGACAGCCCGGTGCCCATCGCGCGCTTCCGCGCCGCCATCGAGCGCAGCCGCTTTGCCGCCGTGTTTACCGCGCACCCCACCTTCGCGCTGGCCAACCCGGTCTATGAGGCCCTGGCCGAACTGGCCTCCACCAACCCCGCCGAGGCCCCGGAACACGTTCCCGCTTTCCTCACGCACCGGCGCGTGGGGCCGCCCACGCTGGATGAGGAGTTCACGCTCGCCACCCAGGCCATACTGCGCGGGCGCAACGCGCTCGACCGGCTCAACACCACCCTGCTGTCAGAGGCGCGCACCCACTGGCCGCAGCAGTGGTCCACGCTCGTGCCCCGCCCCATCATCATGACCAGCTGGGTGGGCTATGACACCGATGGCCGCACCGATATCGGCTGGTGGGACACGCTGCGCCTGCGCTTGCGCATGAAGCAGCTGCAGCTGAGCCGCCTGCAGGCCCAGCTCGAGCCCGTTACCTCCTGCGCCAATGACCTCCATGCCCGCGTGGCGACAGCCCTTGAGGCCGTGACCGCCCAGATCGCCGCCTGCCCCACCGGCCCCGAGCCCGAAGGCGTGTCGCGCTTTGCCGATGTGCTCATCAACCGCAGCACGGAGGCCCTGACCAGCAGCAACGACCTGAGCGCGACCTTCAGCGAGGCGATCGACGCCGCCACGCCCGAGGACAAGATGGCGCTGGCGGTTGCCCGCGCGGGCTTCATGGCGCACGGACTTTCCGCAGCGCACACGCATACGCGCCTCAACGCCACCCAGCTGCACAACATTGCCCGCCAGCGGCTGAACATTACCGACAGCCCCGACATCCCCGCCCAGCGTCGCGCGCTGATCAGCCGCATGAACGAGGCGCTGGACACGGTGGAGCCGATCGAGATCGATTTCGGTTCGCTGCTGATGGAGCAGGCCAGCGCGGGCCGGCTGATGATGACGGTGCGCCAGATCCTGCGCCATATCGACCGCACCAGCCCCATCCGCTTCCTCATTGCCGAGACCGAAACCGGCTACACGCTGCTCACCGCGCTGTGGCTGGCGCGGCTGTATGGCGTGGAGGACATGATCGAGATCTCGCCCCTGTTCGAGACGCAGGACGCGCTGGAGAACGGCGAGCAGATCATCGAGGAGGCCCTGCGCTCGCCGCACTGGCGGGCCTACCTGCAGCGCACGCGCAAGCTGAGCCTGCAGTTCGGCTTCTCCGATTCCGGGCGGTATGTGGGGCAGCTGGCCGCGACCTACCTGATCGAGCGGCTGCGCATCAAGGTCTGTGACCTCCTGCGCAAGTGGGATCTCGCCTTTGTCGAGGTGATCCTGTTCGACACGCATGGCGAGAGCATTGGCCGCGGCGCGCACCCCTACCGGCTGGCCGACCGTTTCGACTACCTTTCCCCGCCCCATGCCCGCGCCCGCTACACCCGCGCAGGCATTCAGCTGCGTGAGGAAACCGCCTTCCAGGGCGGGGATGGCTACCTGCTGTTCGGCACCCAGACCCTGGCCGATGCCACGGTCAGCATCATTGCCGAGCACGCCTTCGCCACCAGCGCGCTCGACCGCGACCCGGTTTATGACGAGCCGGATTTCTCGGCCGATTTCTTCTCCACCATCGCCAATGGCATGACCGGGCTGGTGGAAGACCCCGGCTATGCCGCCCTCCTTGGCGCGTTCGGCCCCTCGCTGATCGACAAGACCGGCTCGCGCCCCTCGGCGCGGCAGAGCGATGCCGCCTCCACGGTCACGCGCATCAAGCACCCCAGCCAGCTCCGCGCCATTCCCAACAACGCCATCCTGCAACAGCTCGCCTGGTGCGCGAACACGTTGCAGGGGCTGGGCACGGCAGCCGCCCGCCACCCCGAAACCTTCGAGAAATACCTGGCCGAGAGCCCGCGCTTCCGTCGCGCCATGGATTTCGCGGCCCACGGCCTGGCCCATTCCGACCATGGGGTGCTACGCGGCGTGATCCGCCTGCTCGACCCCGACATGTGGCTTGAACGCGCCACCAGCCAGCGCGACGCGGGCGCGCAGGAGGCCTGCCTGACCCTGATGCACGGGCTGGAACAGCTTGATTTCTGGGCCAGCACGCAGGCCATGTTCCGCCGCATCCAGTCCGACCACCTTGCCCTGCGCCGCGCCTGGCCCGAAGCCCCGCGCATGCAGCCTGATGAACTGCTGCTGCACGCCATCCGCATCGCACTGATCGAACAGATCTGGATGCTTTCCACCCGCGTGCCCTACTTCTCGCCCCGGCATGCCTTCTCGCGCGATATGATGACGCTGAAGGTGCTGTGCCTGGAAGTGCCCGCCGTGCTCAAGGAACTGGAGCAGATCTTCCCCTACCGCTCCGATGGCAGCTTCGACCTTGATTTCCACGAGCCCCACGGCCCCCGGCAGGAAGGCACCTACAGCCGCGAATACACCGAAGTGTTCGAGCCGATGCAGCGCCTGTTCCAGATGGTGCGTGAAATCAGCACTGGCGTGATGCATCATGTTGGCGCGTTTGGCTAA
- the sufD gene encoding Fe-S cluster assembly protein SufD gives MNAIAPVGISPSAFLDRGDVKGNAARLKAADYLRAVGLPRAGVEAWKYTSLRALADVPFADAPRDVDAGAVDTLLAEVETISGLGAGANRAVFVNGRFDAGRSRLPEGVKVAAFDPAAGARDGIDPAGDVTTALNTVLARDGLGLIVPAGVDAGCLLLVSIGLAGEDAPVSFHPQHRIVVEGGGRLAVLDATVGRGYYLHNPLYDITVEEGGYLSHARIQAEGKKALHLAVSHARVASRGVYDSFTLTLGASLSRHEVHAGLNAAGASVHVNGAQLLAGHQHGDLTSVITHAAPDCISRQTVKNVLADHARGVFQGKIHVERIAQKTDGYQMNQALLLSDTAEIDAKPELEIYADDVKCSHGATVGALDDDQLFYLRSRGIPNDAARSILIRAFLHDVVDQIDDARLKDSLNLAVEAWWKREVA, from the coding sequence GTGAACGCCATTGCACCGGTCGGGATCAGTCCCTCCGCCTTTCTCGACCGGGGTGACGTAAAGGGCAATGCCGCGCGGCTCAAGGCCGCCGATTACCTGCGCGCGGTGGGCCTGCCGCGTGCGGGTGTTGAGGCATGGAAATATACCTCGCTGCGCGCGCTGGCCGACGTGCCGTTTGCTGATGCGCCGCGCGATGTCGATGCCGGCGCGGTCGACACGCTGCTGGCCGAGGTCGAGACCATCTCGGGTCTCGGGGCCGGGGCCAATCGCGCTGTGTTCGTCAATGGCCGTTTCGATGCCGGGCGCTCGCGCCTGCCCGAAGGGGTGAAGGTTGCAGCCTTCGACCCGGCCGCCGGGGCGCGTGACGGGATCGACCCGGCAGGCGACGTGACAACGGCGCTGAACACCGTGCTGGCGCGCGATGGGCTGGGGCTGATCGTGCCCGCAGGGGTTGATGCAGGCTGCCTGCTGCTGGTCAGCATTGGCCTGGCGGGGGAGGATGCGCCGGTTTCCTTCCACCCGCAGCACCGCATTGTGGTGGAAGGGGGCGGCAGGCTGGCCGTGCTCGATGCCACCGTGGGCAGGGGCTATTACCTGCATAACCCGCTCTATGACATTACGGTGGAAGAGGGCGGCTACCTGTCGCATGCCCGCATCCAGGCAGAAGGCAAAAAGGCGCTGCACCTTGCGGTCAGCCATGCCCGCGTTGCCAGCCGTGGCGTGTATGACAGCTTCACGCTCACGCTCGGTGCCAGCCTGTCGCGCCATGAGGTGCATGCGGGGCTGAATGCGGCGGGTGCCAGCGTGCACGTAAACGGCGCGCAGCTTCTGGCCGGCCACCAGCATGGCGACCTGACCAGCGTGATTACGCACGCTGCACCGGACTGCATCTCGCGCCAGACGGTCAAGAACGTGCTGGCCGACCATGCGCGCGGCGTGTTTCAGGGCAAGATCCATGTCGAGCGGATTGCCCAGAAGACCGATGGCTACCAGATGAACCAGGCGCTGCTGCTGTCTGACACGGCCGAGATCGATGCCAAGCCCGAACTCGAAATCTACGCCGATGACGTCAAGTGCAGCCATGGCGCCACCGTGGGCGCGCTGGATGATGACCAGCTTTTCTACCTGCGTAGCCGTGGCATCCCCAATGATGCCGCCCGTTCCATCCTGATCCGCGCCTTTTTGCATGATGTGGTGGACCAGATCGATGATGCGCGGCTCAAGGACAGCCTGAACCTTGCGGTAGAAGCCTGGTGGAAGCGGGAGGTCGCCTGA
- a CDS encoding aminotransferase class V-fold PLP-dependent enzyme, whose product MTPKNAAGSLRHVRDDFPILSQKVHGRDLVFLDSAASAQKPRQVIDCMAETMRTQYANIHRGLYWMSERTTEAYEAVRDQVASFLGAASREEIVFTRNSTEAINLVAYSYGSLLKPRQVVLVSEMEHHANLVPWQMLRDRTGIELRVTPITDDGALDMEALERNLADGRVALVAITHMSNVLGTITDARAIIDMAHAAGAKVLLDGSQLAVHRRVNVQELGADFYVVTGHKLYGPTGIGVLWARRELLEAMPPFLGGGDMISTVSFERSTWANVPHKFEAGTPAIIETIGLGAALAYIESIGFEAIGAHEDALTAYALEALGNVSGLKVIGTAPQRGGVISFTMKDVHPHDIATLLDRNGIAVRAGHHCAEPLMRRLGVTATARASFGIYTTPEEIDTLAATLEQIRGFFV is encoded by the coding sequence ATGACCCCAAAGAATGCCGCAGGCAGCCTGCGGCATGTCCGTGATGACTTCCCCATTCTGAGCCAGAAGGTGCATGGCAGGGATCTTGTGTTCCTTGACAGCGCGGCCTCGGCCCAGAAGCCCCGGCAGGTGATCGACTGCATGGCCGAGACCATGCGCACCCAGTACGCCAACATCCATCGTGGCCTGTACTGGATGAGCGAACGCACGACCGAGGCATACGAGGCCGTGCGCGATCAGGTGGCCAGTTTTCTGGGCGCGGCCTCGCGTGAGGAAATCGTCTTTACCCGCAACAGCACCGAGGCCATCAACCTTGTGGCCTATTCCTACGGTTCGCTGCTGAAGCCGAGGCAGGTGGTGCTGGTGTCCGAGATGGAACACCACGCCAACCTCGTGCCCTGGCAGATGCTGCGCGACCGTACCGGCATTGAACTGCGCGTCACCCCCATCACCGATGACGGGGCGCTGGACATGGAAGCGCTGGAGCGCAATCTGGCCGATGGCCGGGTGGCGCTGGTGGCCATCACCCATATGTCCAACGTGCTGGGCACGATTACCGATGCCCGCGCCATTATCGACATGGCGCATGCGGCAGGTGCAAAGGTGCTGCTTGATGGCAGCCAGCTTGCCGTGCATCGCCGGGTGAACGTGCAGGAACTGGGCGCTGATTTCTATGTCGTGACCGGGCACAAGCTGTATGGCCCCACCGGCATTGGCGTGCTGTGGGCGCGGCGTGAGCTGCTGGAGGCGATGCCGCCTTTTCTTGGCGGCGGCGACATGATTTCCACCGTGTCGTTCGAGCGCTCGACCTGGGCGAACGTGCCGCATAAATTCGAGGCCGGCACGCCCGCCATCATCGAGACCATTGGATTGGGCGCGGCCCTTGCCTATATCGAATCCATCGGCTTCGAGGCGATCGGCGCACATGAAGATGCGCTGACGGCCTACGCGCTTGAGGCGCTGGGCAATGTCAGCGGGCTGAAGGTGATTGGCACGGCGCCGCAGCGTGGCGGGGTGATCTCGTTTACCATGAAGGATGTTCATCCGCATGATATCGCGACCCTGCTCGACCGGAATGGCATTGCCGTGCGGGCGGGCCATCACTGCGCCGAACCGCTCATGCGCAGGCTGGGCGTGACGGCCACGGCGCGGGCAAGCTTTGGCATCTATACCACGCCGGAGGAAATCGACACGCTGGCCGCGACGCTGGAACAGATCCGTGGCTTTTTTGTCTGA
- the sufB gene encoding Fe-S cluster assembly protein SufB codes for MPAVAETRKTVETLGQNTYKWGFETDIEMDIAPKGLNEDTIRLISSRKNEPEWLLEWRLKAYRSWLEMREPTWAKVHYPPIDYQDVHYYAAPRKKPGPKSLEEVDPELLRTYEKLGIPLHEQAMLAGVELPEGEEARPPVAVDAVFDSVSVATTFRKTLQEAGVIFCPISEAVQEHPELVRKYLGSVVPVTDNFYAALNAAVFTDGSFVFVPKGVRCPMELSTYFRINARNTGQFERTLIIVEDGASVSYLEGCTAPMRDENQLHAAVVELVAMEDASIKYSTVQNWYPGDENGRGGIYNFVTKRGACRGARSKISWTQVETGSAITWKYPSCILQGEGSVGEFYSVAVTNNHQQADTGTKMIHIGRNTRSTIIAKTISAGQSDSTYRGLVRMMPKASGSRNFTQCDSLLIGDRCGAHTVPYIENRNMSARVEHEATTSKISEDQLFYCRQRGLSEEDAVGLIVNGFCKDVLKELPMEFAVEAQKLLQISLEGSVG; via the coding sequence ATGCCGGCAGTAGCCGAAACCCGTAAGACGGTCGAAACCCTGGGCCAGAACACCTATAAATGGGGGTTCGAGACCGATATCGAGATGGATATCGCCCCCAAGGGCCTGAACGAGGACACGATCCGCCTCATCTCCAGCCGCAAGAACGAGCCCGAATGGCTGCTGGAATGGCGCCTGAAGGCCTACCGCTCGTGGCTGGAAATGCGCGAGCCGACCTGGGCCAAGGTCCATTACCCGCCCATCGACTACCAGGACGTGCATTACTACGCCGCACCTCGCAAGAAGCCCGGCCCCAAGTCGCTTGAAGAAGTCGACCCCGAGCTGTTGCGCACCTACGAGAAGCTGGGCATTCCGCTGCACGAGCAGGCGATGCTGGCAGGCGTGGAACTGCCAGAAGGCGAGGAAGCCCGCCCGCCGGTCGCCGTCGATGCGGTGTTTGACAGCGTGTCCGTCGCCACCACCTTCCGCAAGACATTGCAGGAAGCGGGCGTGATCTTCTGCCCGATTTCCGAGGCGGTGCAGGAGCACCCCGAACTGGTGCGCAAGTATCTCGGCTCGGTCGTGCCGGTGACGGATAATTTCTACGCCGCCCTCAACGCCGCCGTGTTTACCGATGGCTCCTTCGTCTTCGTGCCCAAGGGCGTGCGCTGCCCGATGGAACTCTCGACCTATTTCCGCATCAATGCCCGCAATACCGGGCAGTTCGAGCGCACGCTGATCATTGTGGAGGACGGGGCTTCCGTCTCCTACCTTGAAGGCTGCACCGCGCCGATGCGTGACGAGAACCAGCTCCACGCCGCCGTGGTCGAGCTTGTGGCGATGGAAGACGCCTCGATCAAGTATTCCACCGTGCAGAACTGGTACCCCGGTGATGAGAACGGCCGCGGCGGCATCTACAACTTCGTGACCAAGCGCGGGGCGTGCCGTGGCGCGCGCTCCAAGATTTCATGGACACAGGTTGAAACCGGCTCGGCCATTACGTGGAAGTATCCGTCGTGCATCCTGCAGGGCGAAGGCTCGGTGGGCGAGTTCTACTCGGTGGCGGTGACCAACAACCACCAGCAGGCCGATACCGGCACCAAGATGATCCATATCGGGCGCAACACGCGCTCGACCATCATCGCCAAGACCATCAGCGCGGGCCAGTCGGACAGTACCTATCGCGGGCTGGTGCGGATGATGCCCAAGGCCTCGGGCAGCCGCAACTTCACCCAGTGCGACAGCCTGCTGATCGGCGATCGCTGCGGGGCGCATACCGTGCCCTATATCGAGAACCGCAACATGTCCGCGCGCGTGGAGCATGAGGCGACAACCTCCAAGATATCGGAAGACCAGCTGTTCTACTGCCGCCAGCGCGGCCTGTCGGAAGAAGATGCGGTAGGGCTGATCGTAAACGGGTTCTGCAAGGACGTTCTGAAGGAACTGCCGATGGAATTCGCCGTGGAAGCCCAGAAGCTTCTGCAGATCAGCCTAGAAGGCAGCGTGGGCTAA
- the sufC gene encoding Fe-S cluster assembly ATPase SufC, with protein sequence MSKQFVSINGLCARIDDGEAHKEILRGVDLEIPAGEVHAIMGPNGSGKSTLSYVLAGREDYEVTGGSATFKGQDLLALEPEERAALGLFLAFQTPVELPGVNNANFLRTAVNAVRRARGVDELDAVAFLKAVRKETKHLSMSDEMLKRNVNVGFSGGEKKRNEVLQMRMLQPSFAILDETDSGLDIDALRIVAEGVNSLRSPDFSALVITHHQRLLDYIVPDRIHVMAKGRIIHSGGPELAKQLEAQGYAQFLSEAA encoded by the coding sequence GTGAGCAAGCAATTCGTAAGCATCAATGGCCTGTGCGCCCGCATCGATGATGGGGAAGCCCACAAGGAAATCCTGCGCGGGGTCGATCTCGAGATTCCGGCAGGCGAGGTCCATGCCATCATGGGGCCAAACGGCTCGGGCAAGTCCACCCTGTCCTATGTGCTGGCCGGGCGCGAGGATTATGAGGTGACGGGCGGCTCCGCCACCTTCAAGGGGCAGGACCTGCTTGCCCTCGAGCCCGAAGAGCGTGCGGCCCTTGGCCTGTTCCTCGCGTTCCAGACGCCGGTGGAACTGCCGGGCGTGAACAACGCCAACTTCTTGCGTACCGCCGTCAACGCCGTGCGCCGCGCACGTGGGGTGGACGAGCTTGATGCCGTGGCCTTCCTCAAGGCCGTGCGCAAGGAGACCAAGCATCTGTCCATGTCCGACGAGATGCTCAAGCGCAACGTGAATGTCGGTTTCTCGGGTGGCGAGAAGAAGCGCAACGAGGTGCTGCAGATGCGCATGCTCCAGCCTTCCTTCGCCATCCTTGACGAGACCGATAGCGGGCTGGACATCGATGCCCTGCGCATCGTGGCCGAAGGCGTGAACTCGCTGCGCTCGCCCGATTTCTCGGCGCTGGTCATCACCCACCATCAGCGCCTGCTGGACTATATCGTGCCTGACCGCATTCACGTCATGGCCAAGGGGCGCATCATCCATAGCGGCGGGCCGGAACTGGCCAAGCAGCTTGAGGCGCAGGGTTACGCCCAGTTCCTTTCGGAGGCGGCGTGA